A window of Campylobacter magnus genomic DNA:
ACTTCTAGAATTTCTTAAGGAATTCTAGATTTTAAGGATAAAAATGGATATTTTTTCAGCTATTATTTTGGGCATTATAGAGGGGCTAACTGAGTTTTTGCCAGTTAGTTCAACTGGGCACATGATACTTGGTGCGCATTTATTAGGGCTTTCACACGAGGGCAATGATACCTTAAAATGCTTTGAGGTAGCCATTCAACTTGGCAGCATTTTGGCTGTGGCGGCGATGTTTTTTAAGCGCTTAATCGCAGAACCTAGCCTTATAGCAAAGCTTATCATCGGCTTTGTGCCAACAGGGCTTATAGGTCTGCTGCTGTATAAACATATAAAAGAGCTTTTTTCGCCCTCTGTTGTGGCATATGCGCTCATCATCGGCGGCGTGGTTTTCATAGCTGTAGAACTACTCATGCGCCGCAAAAACCCTGAAAAAATCAGTTTTGAGGCTGGCAGCCATGACGAAATCGCTAAAATCAGCTACAAACAAGCTTTCATAATAGGACTTGCGCAGTGCCTTGCGATGATACCAGGCACCTCTCGCAGTGGTTCTACGATAGTAGCGGGCTTGCTTTGTGGGCTTTCTCGCACAGGGGCTGCGGCATTTAGCTTTTTGCTTGCGCTGCCTACGATGTTTGCGGCGACTTTTTATGATGTGTTTAAAAATAGAGAGCTT
This region includes:
- a CDS encoding undecaprenyl-diphosphate phosphatase, with protein sequence MDIFSAIILGIIEGLTEFLPVSSTGHMILGAHLLGLSHEGNDTLKCFEVAIQLGSILAVAAMFFKRLIAEPSLIAKLIIGFVPTGLIGLLLYKHIKELFSPSVVAYALIIGGVVFIAVELLMRRKNPEKISFEAGSHDEIAKISYKQAFIIGLAQCLAMIPGTSRSGSTIVAGLLCGLSRTGAAAFSFLLALPTMFAATFYDVFKNRELFILNADNIYLFLLGAAVAFVVALFVLRAFLSFVSKFSYISFGVYRIIIGAVFLLFVL